In Pelmatolapia mariae isolate MD_Pm_ZW linkage group LG8, Pm_UMD_F_2, whole genome shotgun sequence, one genomic interval encodes:
- the LOC134632806 gene encoding cytochrome b-245 chaperone 1 homolog, with amino-acid sequence MGYMTVEDQSSTLLHLKRSPGIRSWSLLVGIASVGLTAAYYSSDSIPWKLFYVAGCLFVAMQNMEEWEEAVFDKTKNLIELKTFSLYTLVLTLWRKGQEKVVLDLDQLCDICVQEERVRYLGKGYLLMLKLAAGFSYPLTQSATLGGRSDVEAVAALLKRFLALEELQKRRQQEYEAEYGDAEDEDSLDNSTDSDEADKL; translated from the exons aTGGGATACATGACAGTAGAAGACCAGAGCTCCACCCTGCTCCACCTAAAGAGATCCCCGGGGATCCGTTCGTGGTCTCTTCTTGTTG GTATAGCATCTGTTGGCTTAACAGCTGCATATTACAGCTCAG ACAGCATCCCGTGGAAGCTCTTCTACGTGGCCGGCTGTCTGTTTGTGGCCATGCAGAACATGGAGGAATGGGAGGAGGCTGTGTTTGATAAAACCAAGAACCTGATTGAGCTTAAGACCTTCAGTTTATACACTTTAGTCCTGACTCTGTGGAGGAAGGGCCAAGAGAAAG TTGTGCTGGATCTGGACCAGCTGTGCGATATCTGCGTACAGGAGGAAAGGGTGCGTTATTTGGGGAAAGGTTATCTGCTGATGCTGAAGCTGGCTGCAGGCTTCTCCTACCCCCTCACTCAGAGCGCCACACTCGGGGGACGCAG TGATGTGGAGGCAGTGGCTGCTCTGCTCAAGCGCTTCCTGGCACTGGAGGAACTGCAGAAACGTCGGCAGCAGGAGTATGAGGCTGAGTACGGGGACGCAGAGGATGAAGATTCTCTAGACAATAGCACCGACTCAGATGAAGCAGACAAGCTGTGA
- the narf gene encoding nuclear prelamin A recognition factor isoform X1, producing MSEVNIAKRKEKCENCTKQCNKKQSEDGANSNQESEEVNGQVNEGSQLLLSACLSCDGCLSDEDTLKISQQGLEEVERVLALNKKCDASKHKVLVASVCPQSLPFFAVKFGVDITEAAHKLCGFLKHIGVQYVFDTTLAAGFSILESQKEFIQRYRRRHHDSHALPMFTSSCPGWIRYSERVLGSLVTPHICTARSPQQIMGCLVKDYFSKQQQKLSPEKLYHVVVAPCFDKKLEAVREEFYNSMLETRDVDCVLTSGQIYYLMEQRKVSVEELDSVPLDQVLGDGGDVALVRHDGRGSEGFLEHVFKHAAKELFGVDVQEITYKTLRNRDFQEVTLERDGETLLQFAAVYGFRNIQTLVHRMRKGRVPYQLVEVLSCPGGCLSGRGQAENEGGAGRLDKALVNQMEEIYSSLPVRLPEFNPNLHTLYQDWLEGQDSSQARKLLHTEYRDQSHGHAQPPHMQW from the exons ATGTCAGAGGTCAACATAGCCAAGCGCAAGGAGAAATGCGAGAACTGCACCAAACAG TGCAATAAGAAGCAAAGTGAAGATGGGGCCAACTCAAACCAGGAAAGCGAAGAAGTCAATGGGCAG GTGAATGAAGGCTCCCAGCTTTTGTTGAGCGCATGCCTGTCCTGTGACGGCTGTCTGTCAGACGAGGACACCTTGAAGATCTCTCAGCAGGGTCTGGAGGAAGTGGAGCGAGTTCTGGCGCTGAATAAG AAGTGTGATGCGTCGAAGCACAAGGTGCTGGTGGCGTCGGTGTGTCCGCAGTCTCTGCCTTTCTTTGCTGTCAAGTTCGGTGTGGACATCACTGAAGCAGCCCACAAGCTCTGCGGCTTCCTCAAGCACATCG GAGTGCAATATGTGTTTGACACCACTCTGGCAGCTGGCTTCAGCATCCTAGAGAGTCAAAAGGAATTTATTCAGCGGTATCGCAGGAGGCACCATGACTCCCACGCCCTGCCCATGTTCACCTCCTCCTGTCCAG GGTGGATCCGCTATTCAGAGCGTGTCCTGGGCAGCCTGGTCACTCCTCATATCTGCACAGCCAGGTCACCCCAACAGATCATGGGGTGTCTGGTCAAAGACTACTTCTCTAAACAGCAG CAGAAGTTGAGTCCAGAGAAACTCTACCATGTGGTGGTGGCTCCCTGCTTTGATAAAAAGCTAGAAGCTGTCAGAGAAGAGTTCTACAACAGTATGCTGGAGACCAGGGATGTGGACTGTGTACTTACCTCAg GGCAGATTTATTACCTGATGGAGCAGAGGAAGGTGTCAGTGGAGGAGCTGGACTCAGTTCCACTGGACCAAGT GCTGGGAGACGGTGGAGACGTGGCGCTGGTGAGACATGACGGCAGAGGCTCTGAAGGTTTCCTGGAACACGTGTTCAAACACGCTGCTAAAGAACTCTTTGGTGTGGATGTCCAGGAGATCACATATAAAACCCTCAG GAATCGGGACTTCCAGGAAGTGACACTAGAGCGGGACGGTGAAACACTTCTGCAGTTTGCTGCTGTCTATGGTTTCAGGAACATCCAGACTCTGGTTCACCGTATGAGAAAGGGACGTGTGCCTTATCAGCTGGTGGAGGTGCTGTCCTGCCCCGGAG GGTGCTTGAGCGGCCGCGGTCAGGCTGAGAATGAGGGAGGTGCAGGCCGGCTGGACAAAGCCTTGGTCAACCAGATGGAGGAGATCTACAGCAGCCTTCCAGTCCGGCTCCCAGAATTCAACCCTAACCTGCACACCCTCTATCAGGACTGGCTGGAGGGTCAGGACTCGTCACAGGCCAGAAAGTTGCTGCACACAGAGTACAGAGATCAGAGTCACGGCCACGCACAGCCTCCACACATGCAGTGGTGA
- the narf gene encoding nuclear prelamin A recognition factor isoform X2, translating to MSEVNIAKRKEKCENCTKQCNKKQSEDGANSNQESEEVNGQVNEGSQLLLSACLSCDGCLSDEDTLKISQQGLEEVERVLALNKKCDASKHKVLVASVCPQSLPFFAVKFGVDITEAAHKLCGFLKHIGVQYVFDTTLAAGFSILESQKEFIQRYRRRHHDSHALPMFTSSCPGWIRYSERVLGSLVTPHICTARSPQQIMGCLVKDYFSKQQKLSPEKLYHVVVAPCFDKKLEAVREEFYNSMLETRDVDCVLTSGQIYYLMEQRKVSVEELDSVPLDQVLGDGGDVALVRHDGRGSEGFLEHVFKHAAKELFGVDVQEITYKTLRNRDFQEVTLERDGETLLQFAAVYGFRNIQTLVHRMRKGRVPYQLVEVLSCPGGCLSGRGQAENEGGAGRLDKALVNQMEEIYSSLPVRLPEFNPNLHTLYQDWLEGQDSSQARKLLHTEYRDQSHGHAQPPHMQW from the exons ATGTCAGAGGTCAACATAGCCAAGCGCAAGGAGAAATGCGAGAACTGCACCAAACAG TGCAATAAGAAGCAAAGTGAAGATGGGGCCAACTCAAACCAGGAAAGCGAAGAAGTCAATGGGCAG GTGAATGAAGGCTCCCAGCTTTTGTTGAGCGCATGCCTGTCCTGTGACGGCTGTCTGTCAGACGAGGACACCTTGAAGATCTCTCAGCAGGGTCTGGAGGAAGTGGAGCGAGTTCTGGCGCTGAATAAG AAGTGTGATGCGTCGAAGCACAAGGTGCTGGTGGCGTCGGTGTGTCCGCAGTCTCTGCCTTTCTTTGCTGTCAAGTTCGGTGTGGACATCACTGAAGCAGCCCACAAGCTCTGCGGCTTCCTCAAGCACATCG GAGTGCAATATGTGTTTGACACCACTCTGGCAGCTGGCTTCAGCATCCTAGAGAGTCAAAAGGAATTTATTCAGCGGTATCGCAGGAGGCACCATGACTCCCACGCCCTGCCCATGTTCACCTCCTCCTGTCCAG GGTGGATCCGCTATTCAGAGCGTGTCCTGGGCAGCCTGGTCACTCCTCATATCTGCACAGCCAGGTCACCCCAACAGATCATGGGGTGTCTGGTCAAAGACTACTTCTCTAAACAGCAG AAGTTGAGTCCAGAGAAACTCTACCATGTGGTGGTGGCTCCCTGCTTTGATAAAAAGCTAGAAGCTGTCAGAGAAGAGTTCTACAACAGTATGCTGGAGACCAGGGATGTGGACTGTGTACTTACCTCAg GGCAGATTTATTACCTGATGGAGCAGAGGAAGGTGTCAGTGGAGGAGCTGGACTCAGTTCCACTGGACCAAGT GCTGGGAGACGGTGGAGACGTGGCGCTGGTGAGACATGACGGCAGAGGCTCTGAAGGTTTCCTGGAACACGTGTTCAAACACGCTGCTAAAGAACTCTTTGGTGTGGATGTCCAGGAGATCACATATAAAACCCTCAG GAATCGGGACTTCCAGGAAGTGACACTAGAGCGGGACGGTGAAACACTTCTGCAGTTTGCTGCTGTCTATGGTTTCAGGAACATCCAGACTCTGGTTCACCGTATGAGAAAGGGACGTGTGCCTTATCAGCTGGTGGAGGTGCTGTCCTGCCCCGGAG GGTGCTTGAGCGGCCGCGGTCAGGCTGAGAATGAGGGAGGTGCAGGCCGGCTGGACAAAGCCTTGGTCAACCAGATGGAGGAGATCTACAGCAGCCTTCCAGTCCGGCTCCCAGAATTCAACCCTAACCTGCACACCCTCTATCAGGACTGGCTGGAGGGTCAGGACTCGTCACAGGCCAGAAAGTTGCTGCACACAGAGTACAGAGATCAGAGTCACGGCCACGCACAGCCTCCACACATGCAGTGGTGA